From Penicillium psychrofluorescens genome assembly, chromosome: 1, one genomic window encodes:
- a CDS encoding uncharacterized protein (ID:PFLUO_001668-T1.cds;~source:funannotate): MGDRSRSRSPGQRDNRDRDRPRKTGGFRWKEKRRDDDSRAGDERRLDRGYRDRGDRPRSPRRDRDADRYGDRDRYRESERERDRDRRRREERDEPREEGEVKKEEKREEKKKEKKKEKNPIIHQSSEPMIVVHVNDRLGTKAAIPCLASDPIKLFKAQVAARIGREPHEILLKRQGERPFKDQLSLEDYGVSNGVQLDL; the protein is encoded by the exons ATGGGTGACCGCTCTCGAAGCAGATCTCCTGGTCAGAGAGACAACCGTGACCGAGACCGGCCACGGAAGACCGGGGGATTTcgatggaaggaaaagaggcgCGACGACGATTCTCGCGCCGGGGATGAGCGCCGTCTCGACCGGGGCTatcgagaccgaggagaCCGGCCACGATCACCACGACGAGACCGCGACGCCGACCGGTATGGAGACCGAGACCGATACAGAGAAAGCGAGCGTGAGCGGGATCGGGATCGGAGACGGCGCGAAGAACGTGATGAGCCCcgagaagagggagaggtgaagaaagaagaaaagagggaagaaaagaagaaagagaagaagaaggaaaaaaatcccatcatccatcaGTCTTCTGAACCGATGATTGTGGTGCATGTCAATGATCGTCTGGGCACGAAAGCCGCGATTCCATGTCTTGCCTCGGATCCTATCA AACTCTTCAAAGCCCAAGTGGCAGCCCGCATTGGCCGCGAGCCCCACGAGATTCTGTTGAAGCGCCAGGGTGAGCGCCCATTCAAGGACCAGCTCTCGTTGGAGGATTACGGAGTGAGCAACGGAGTCCAGCTTGACCTGTGA
- a CDS encoding uncharacterized protein (ID:PFLUO_001669-T1.cds;~source:funannotate) produces MPGRLRVRRPSPATVSFAVSDAPSRSNSSAKILFALQILLRGLVFCCAIFAAIARFRHSYFTGNDSIIHWEDVWSSPPGLKVCRWVDPYSPWAVAATSALAIYGVFRKGYTEESVLVIRGFGIQTSTSSSTYLSTAATRFIPTTQIQDIVIHEAFRGFEVRFYLAVIVEGEPEVVVVFPVSSLGLLLPGYARG; encoded by the exons ATGCCTGGTCGCCTCAGAGTCCGGAGGCCCTCTCCGGCCACCGTCTCCTTCGCCGTCTCCGATGCGCCCAGCCGCTCCAATTCCTCCGCCAAAATCCTCTTcgccctccagatcctgctCCGCGGCTTGGTATTCTGCTGCGCCATCTTTGCGGCCATCGCACGGTTCCGACACTCCTATTTCACTGGAAATGACTCCATTATCCACTGGGAGGACGTGTGGTCAAGCCCGCCGGGCTTGAAGGTTTGTCGTTGGGTGGACCCCTACAGCCCGTGGGCAGTAGCTGCGACCAGCGCACTGGCGATCTATGGGGTGTTCAGGAAGGGCTATACGG AGGAATCCGTCCTGGTCATCCGTGGCTTCGGGATTCAAACTTCTACGTCGTCCTCCACGTATCTGTCGACCGCGGCGACGCGGTTCATCCCAACCACACAGATCCAGGATATTGTGATCCATGAAGCCTTCAGGGGGTTTGAAGTGCGGTTCTACTTGGCTGTGATTGTGGAGGGCGAGCCGGAGGTCGTG
- a CDS encoding uncharacterized protein (ID:PFLUO_001666-T1.cds;~source:funannotate) yields the protein MEGLFFNVNGGYVEGIVRGYRNCLLSGQNYSNLTQCETIDDVKLQLAPAYGDFLASLPPNPSTSALAGRMTDKLVSEFRYLIAQATGSTAKFLEYLTYGYMIDNIALLITGTLHERDTRELLERCHPLGWFETLPVLCVATNIEELYNSVLIETPLAPYFKGSLSHQDLDELNIEIVRNTLYKNYLEDFYNFISTHPDFAGTPTQEVMTEILQFEADRRAINITLNSFGTELSKLERRKLYPEFGKLYPEGSLMLSRAEDVEGVALAVSAVGDYKAFFDAVGLSQGGGGGLGGMGGGPADGKSLEDLFYQKEMEMSKLVFTRQFTPAVVYAWMKLKEQEIRNVTWIAECIAQNQKERIGNFISVF from the exons ATGGAGGGCCTGTTCTTCAATGTTAATGGCGG CTACGTCGAGGGCATTGTTCGAGGCTACCGCAATTGCCTGCTCAGCGGCCAGAACTACTCCAACCTGACCCAATGCGAGACCATCGACG ATGTCAAGCTCCAGCTGGCCCCCGCATACGGCGACTTCCTCGCCTCTCTTCCCCCGAacccctccacctccgccctCGCAGGCCGGATGACCGACAAGCTGGTCTCTGAGTTCCGGTACCTGATCGCCCAGGCGACGGGCTCGACCGCCAAGTTCCTCGAGTACCTGACGTACGGGTACATGATCGACAACATCGCCCTCCTGATCACGGGCACGCTGCATGAGCGGGACACCCGAGAACTGCTGGAGCGGTGCCACCCGCTCGGCTGGTTCGAGACGCTGCCCGTGCTGTGCGTCGCGACTAACATCGAGGAGCTGTACAACTCCGTGCTGATCGAGACCCCGCTGGCCCCCTATTTCAAGGGCAGTCTCAGCCACCAggatctcgacgagctgaaCATTGAGATTGTCCGCAACACCCTCTACAAGAACTACCTGGAGGATTTCTATAATTTCATCAGCACCCACCCGGACTTCGCTGGCACCCCTACCCAAGAAGTCATGACCGAGATCCTGCAGTTCGAGGCGGATCGCCgcgccatcaacatcacccTCAACTCCTTCGGCACCGAGCTCTCCAAGCTCGAGCGGAGGAAGCTCTACCCGGAATTCGGGAAACTTTATCCCGAAGGTAGCCTGATGCTCTCCCGTGCGGAGGACGTGGAGGGTGTGGCCCTGGCTGTTAGTGCCGTGGGGGATTACAAGGCGTTCTTCGATGCCGTGGGCCTGAGccagggcggcggcggcgggctcGGTGGAATGGGCGGCGGCCCTGCGGACGGTAAGAGTCTGGAAGATTTGTTCTAtcagaaggagatggagatgtcaAAGTTGGTCTTCACGCGGCAATTCACCCCGGCGGTGGTGTATGCGTGGATGAAGCTGAAGGAGCAG GAAATCCGAAACGTGACCTGGATCGCGGAATGCATTGCCCAGAACCAAAAGGAGAGAATTGGAAACTTCATCTCCGTGTTCTGA
- a CDS encoding uncharacterized protein (ID:PFLUO_001667-T1.cds;~source:funannotate): MVRNLVVIGGTSHPQLTQTICNVLGLPPADVLLSKFAVGETRVEIQESVRGKDVYIIQSGGGKVNDHLVELLITISACKTASARRVTAVLPLFPYSRQSDIPYNKTGAPLVKSSMMSRPNNGYTFESTPPTPSLNKSDGVGLGVNGIDNLQRSLAKAQLEDVGNGSPVKRRPTNGLPRSDTQESLKSVNGINDDTASTASTSTSTKINSFQPRPGYKQWVAQAGTLVADLLTCAGADHIITMDLHDPQYQGYFDIPVDNLYGRPLLKSYIQRNIPNYRQSVVVSPDAGGAKRATAIADSMGIEFALIHKERRPTKITDRQNATMMLVGDVKDRTAILIDDLADTSNTITRAAKLLKKEGAAQVYALVTHGILSGDAIERINASALDKVVVTNSVDQVDHLRRCPKLEVLEVGHVFAEAIRRVHHGESISVLFQYD; this comes from the exons ATGGTCCGCAACCTCGTCGTCATTGGGGGTACATCCCACCCGCAGCTGACGCAAACCATTTGCAACGTGCTCGGCCTTCCACCGGCCGATGTCCTGCTCTCCAAATTTGCCGTTGGCGAGACCAGAGTCGAAATCCAAGAGTCGGTCCGTGGAAAGGACGTTTATATTATCCAGTCTGGTGGTGGGAAAGTCAACGACCACCTAGTCGAACTGCTCATCACCATTTCTGCCTGTAAGACCGCTTCGGCCCGGCGAGTCACCGCTGTCCTCCCGCTCTTCCCCTACTCGCGACAAAGTGACATTCCATACAACAAAACCGGCGCTCCGCTCGTCAAGTCATCCATGATGAGCCGGCCTAACAACGGCTACACCTTCGAGAGCACTCCCCCCACGCCCAGCCTGAACAAGTCCGACGGGGTGGGTCTGGGTGTGAATGGCATCGACAATCTCCAGAGGAGCCTTGCCAAGGCTCAACTCGAAGATGTCGGCAATGGCAGTCCTGTGAAGCGGCGCCCAACCAATGGCCTCCCGCGCAGTGACACACAGGAGTCGTTAAAGTCTGTGAACGGCATTAACGATGACACCGCGAGCACCGCTTCGACTTCAACGTCCACAAAGATCAACAGCTTTCAGCCGAGGCCTGGCTACAAGCAGTGGGTTGCGCAGGCAGGCACCCTTGTGGCCGATCTGCTCACTTGCGCCGGCGCTGATCACATCATCACGATGGATCTGCACGACCCGCAATACCAGGGATATTTTGATATCCCCGTGGACAACCTCTACGGCCGGCCACTTCTCAAGAGTTACATCCAGCGCAATATCCCCAATTACCGGCAGTCCGTCGTTGTGAGTCCCGACGCCGGTGGCGCTAAGCGCGCGACAGCCATTGCAGACTCAATGGGCATCGAGTTTGCCCTCATTCACAAG GAACGCCGCCCCACAAAGATCACAGACCGTCAGAACGCCACCATGATGTTGGTCGGTGACGTTAAGGATCGGACAGCAATCCTGATCGACGATCTGGCGGACACTTCCAATACCATCACACGCGCCGCCAAAttgttgaagaaggagggtgcCGCCCAGGTCTACGCCCTGGTCACCCACGGCATCCTGAGCGGCGATGCCATTGAACGCATCAACGCTAGCGCTCTCGACAAGGTGGTCGTAACCAACAGTGTCGACCAGGTcgatcatcttcgccggTGTCCAAAGTTGGAAGTCCTCGAAGTGGGCCATGTCTTCGCTGAG GCTATTCGTCGCGTCCACCACGGCGAGAGTATCAGCGTCCTATTCCAATATGACTGA